The DNA sequence ATCGCGGTGGTGACTCCGTATCGCGCGCAACGGGCCTTGATCGAGCATCTGCTGCGACGGCAGGGCTGCGGCGGTGTCCTCATCACGACGGCGCACGCGGTGCAGGGCAGCGAGCGTCACACCATCCTGTTCGATCCGGTGGACGCGGCGGGCCGGTTTCTGAGCCGCGAGGATCTGGGTCCGCGGCTGATCAATGTGGCCTTGAGCCGGGCGCAGGCGCGACTGCTGCTGTTCCTGTCGGCCTCGGACTGGAAGAATCCGGCGCTGGCCGGAGCGCAAGGTTATTTGGCGGCCCAGTAGGCGCGGTGGCCGATATAGTCGGGATCCGGCAAATTGCCCAGGATCACGCGGCGCAGTTCCAGAATGTCCACCTCCCCCTGCTTCTGATAGAGCACTTTACCGCCCGGCGCCAGCAGGATGGTGTAAGGGACGCCGGCCTCCCACTTCGCATCGAAGGCGGCCTGCATGGCGTAGGTGTCGTCGGAGGCGAACTGCAGGTTGGTGTTGGAGGCGTGTTGCTTTTCCAGCGCCTTGATGACGCCGGCGCGCTCGTCGGGCAGGTTGGTGGCGACGGTGACGAGGTTGAAGTCGCGGCCGCGGTACATGCGAAAAGTGGTCTCCAGGGCGGGGAATTCGCTGATGCAGGGTCCGCACCAGGTGGCCCAGAAGTTGACGAGCACTACCTTGTCGGTTGGATTGGCGCGCAGTTTCTTGAGGTCGTCGAGGGTGGCGGCGGTGACGGCGACGGGCTCCGCTTCGATCTTCTTCATCTCCTCCACCTGGCTGGCGTGCTTGGAGCGCCATTTGGTGGAACAGCCGAAGACGGGTGTGTGCGGCACGGCGACGGGCTTGCCGGCGAGCATGGCGTCGAGCGCGTTGCGCAGATCCTGGATCTTCACCAGCGATTCGCGCTGGCTGTTGTCGATGCGGCCTTCATAGCGCAGTTTGCGTTCGGCATCGAAGACGAAGACGTGCGGTGTGGCCTTGGGTCCATAGGCCTCGGCGACTGCCTGCGTCTCGCCATCGTTGAGGTAAGGGAAGTTGAACTGGCGATAGGCGGCGCGGATCTTCATGTCGTCGAACGTGTCGCCCACGTCGGTGTAGCCGAGTTCGTTCAGGCGCACGGCATCAGCCGCATTGGGCTGGATGGCGACAAACGTGACACCCTTGCCGGAGTAATCGCTGACCAGTTTCTTAATGCGGCCTTCGTAGAGCTGGGCCGTGGGGCAATGGTTGCAGGTGAAGACGATGGCCAGGATCGGGCTGGACGAGTACTCGCTGAGCTGGTGCGTCTTACCGTCGATGCCGGGCAGGGAGAAGTTGGGCGCTGGAGAACCGATAGCCAGCGTGCGGTGAGTGTCTTCCTCGCCGAAGGCCAAAGCGGCCGCGGCCAGGCTCAGGAGGACGAAGGCGGAGCATCTCGACATGGGCTCATCTCCTCGGGTAGTGGGTACAGCCTATCGCGGATCGGGCAGTCAATTGAAGGATAATCGTCACCATGATTCTTGCACTCCTTTTGCTGTGGAGCCAGGCCGCCACGGCGCCGCCCGGCGTGGTGATCGATCATCATCCGGGGAAGACGCAGCAATACATTGGATCGCCGTCCATCGCAATTGTGCCCGGCGGGTCGTACGTAGCATCGCATGACTTCTTCGGCAAGGGGTCGACACAATCAACGTCGGCGGTGTCGCGCGTGTTCCGCTCCACCGATCGGGGCAAGACTTGGACGAAGACGGCCGAGTTTTCCGATCAGTTCTGGTCGAACCTGTTTATGCACCGCGGGCAGCTCTACCTGATGGGGACGACGTATGAGTACGGGCGCATTGTGATCCGCAAATCGGCGGATGGGGGCGTGACGTGGAGCGCTCCGGCGTTCCTCACGGAGGATACCGGCTACCACACGGCTCCGGTGCCGATGGCAGAGAAGGGCGGCCGGCTGTGGCGCGGCTTTGAGTTTCATCCGCAGGGTAAGTGGGGCTTCTTCGAAGCGTTCCTGATCTCGGCTCCGCTGAAGTCGGATTTGATGGACCCAAAGAGTTGGACCAAGACGGAGCGCATGCGGTATCCGAAGGAGCTCGCTGGGGAAGGCGACCACTGGCTGGAAGG is a window from the uncultured Paludibaculum sp. genome containing:
- a CDS encoding redoxin domain-containing protein, translating into MSRCSAFVLLSLAAAALAFGEEDTHRTLAIGSPAPNFSLPGIDGKTHQLSEYSSSPILAIVFTCNHCPTAQLYEGRIKKLVSDYSGKGVTFVAIQPNAADAVRLNELGYTDVGDTFDDMKIRAAYRQFNFPYLNDGETQAVAEAYGPKATPHVFVFDAERKLRYEGRIDNSQRESLVKIQDLRNALDAMLAGKPVAVPHTPVFGCSTKWRSKHASQVEEMKKIEAEPVAVTAATLDDLKKLRANPTDKVVLVNFWATWCGPCISEFPALETTFRMYRGRDFNLVTVATNLPDERAGVIKALEKQHASNTNLQFASDDTYAMQAAFDAKWEAGVPYTILLAPGGKVLYQKQGEVDILELRRVILGNLPDPDYIGHRAYWAAK
- a CDS encoding sialidase family protein; the protein is MILALLLLWSQAATAPPGVVIDHHPGKTQQYIGSPSIAIVPGGSYVASHDFFGKGSTQSTSAVSRVFRSTDRGKTWTKTAEFSDQFWSNLFMHRGQLYLMGTTYEYGRIVIRKSADGGVTWSAPAFLTEDTGYHTAPVPMAEKGGRLWRGFEFHPQGKWGFFEAFLISAPLKSDLMDPKSWTKTERMRYPKELAGEGDHWLEGNAIVDRKGEMLDILRVANLEKAAIVKLKGGKFEFEGLVPFPGGAKKFTIRWDKKSKRYWTLSNPALEKYERSAKDPASVRNTLALISSPDLRHWTVERIVLSHPDVEKHAFQYVDWQFDGEDLIVASRTAFDDEDGGAPRGHDANFLTFHRVEKFRVNTK